The following coding sequences are from one uncultured Fibrobacter sp. window:
- a CDS encoding FISUMP domain-containing protein has protein sequence MKTLNKIAVLHIAVLLALSMFFFGCGDDSVSTNNTSTHQEYVRTLEDLNDYECTSAREGFIIFLSEEEGRMVCHSKRWIEYSEWSGKSSSSTKSSSSTKSSSSAKSSSSAKSSSSARSSSSGRNSGNDSATVCEGKNDCLGSFRRYSDLPDCDKSMANKTGYVEFYDRFFKCSGTLWIEVFVDNYSRECTAETQGMGIYDSKTKDTLICVNGEWYTMYNFFIGERGVQEEFEVWNETALDHDIFHYIKDARDSVFTPCTPAKEGTIIYDMRLPGYSSNGYYRCNEGHWYVLPDSVADTVGLDKAPEGSFTIARFSEDTTYARRNLPKECLVYSAKSPYPVYYVYEGEGWRRATAIEICNLYACTESKEGEIYYMLGYRFRCENHDWVQDSMYNTPKEDFFNHSVTYGQLKDPRDGRVYKTLDIGGRTWMAENLNYEDETKNMAKKNFCFRGTAGCENYGRYYEWTAAMNIESKYDSIAAPVFSSDEERRGICPEGWHIPDSLEWQALSKSFFYKELMSEYGWTFSWGSFYTTANTGYNQTGFSVAPVGYHKWDAFYSVGNEACFATSNQISSKEAMVVYFMQPQFSGWHADKQIGVSVRCVKNLGEE, from the coding sequence ATGAAAACCCTTAATAAAATTGCCGTTTTGCATATTGCAGTCCTGCTTGCCCTTTCGATGTTCTTCTTTGGGTGCGGAGATGATTCGGTCTCCACAAACAATACTTCAACTCATCAAGAATACGTTAGAACTTTGGAAGACCTGAACGATTACGAATGCACTAGTGCAAGAGAGGGCTTTATCATATTCCTTTCCGAAGAGGAAGGGAGAATGGTTTGCCATTCCAAACGCTGGATTGAATATTCTGAATGGTCTGGCAAATCCAGTTCATCAACAAAGTCGAGTTCGTCAACAAAGTCAAGCTCTTCGGCGAAATCCAGCTCTTCGGCAAAGTCTAGCTCCAGCGCTAGGTCGTCCAGTTCTGGCAGAAATTCCGGCAACGATAGTGCCACCGTTTGCGAAGGGAAAAACGACTGCCTAGGATCGTTCCGTCGCTATTCGGATCTTCCTGACTGTGACAAATCTATGGCAAATAAAACGGGTTATGTAGAGTTCTACGACAGATTCTTTAAATGCTCCGGAACCTTATGGATTGAAGTGTTTGTAGATAATTACAGTAGGGAATGTACTGCCGAGACTCAAGGGATGGGCATTTATGACTCAAAGACGAAGGATACGTTGATTTGTGTAAATGGAGAATGGTACACTATGTATAATTTCTTCATTGGAGAAAGGGGTGTACAAGAGGAGTTTGAAGTATGGAACGAAACTGCATTGGACCATGACATATTCCACTATATAAAGGATGCACGTGATTCTGTCTTTACTCCTTGTACGCCGGCAAAAGAAGGAACTATCATTTATGATATGAGACTGCCGGGGTATTCGAGTAATGGCTACTACCGCTGTAATGAAGGACACTGGTATGTACTTCCCGATTCCGTGGCGGATACGGTTGGTCTCGACAAAGCTCCCGAAGGCTCCTTTACCATTGCCCGTTTTTCCGAGGATACCACCTATGCGCGTCGTAATTTGCCGAAGGAGTGCTTGGTTTACAGCGCAAAATCACCATACCCGGTGTATTATGTGTATGAAGGCGAAGGCTGGCGCAGGGCCACAGCTATAGAAATCTGTAATCTCTACGCTTGCACGGAATCTAAGGAAGGTGAAATATACTATATGCTGGGTTACCGTTTCCGCTGTGAAAATCACGACTGGGTTCAGGATAGTATGTATAATACGCCTAAGGAGGATTTTTTCAATCATTCAGTGACGTATGGCCAGTTGAAGGATCCTCGCGATGGACGCGTTTACAAGACTCTCGATATCGGCGGCAGAACTTGGATGGCCGAAAACCTGAATTACGAAGATGAAACTAAAAACATGGCGAAAAAGAATTTTTGCTTCCGCGGTACGGCTGGTTGCGAAAACTATGGCCGTTATTATGAATGGACTGCTGCCATGAATATTGAATCCAAGTACGATTCAATTGCGGCCCCCGTTTTTTCTAGCGACGAGGAACGCCGCGGAATTTGCCCCGAGGGATGGCATATTCCTGATTCATTGGAATGGCAGGCTTTGAGTAAAAGTTTCTTCTATAAGGAACTGATGTCGGAATATGGCTGGACATTCTCTTGGGGTAGTTTTTATACTACTGCAAATACAGGTTATAATCAAACCGGTTTTTCTGTGGCACCTGTGGGTTACCATAAGTGGGATGCTTTTTATTCTGTGGGAAACGAGGCCTGCTTTGCTACATCTAATCAGATTTCGTCAAAGGAGGCGATGGTTGTTTATTTTATGCAGCCTCAATTCTCTGGGTGGCATGCCGATAAGCAAATCGGTGTATCGGTAAGGTGTGTCAAGAATTTAGGGGAGGAGTAA